ACGTGTGCGCCGGGCCATAACTGCGGCACGTTGACGAGCGCGATTAAAGATACGGGTCGCGCGGCATGGAATACGGCGGTTGGGACCGTTGAGGCCATTCCGAACTTCGTGAATGGAGCGCTGCCGGGCTATCCGGATTACGTGCCGTTCCTCAACGGTGCGATGCTGCCATATGACGATCCGGATTTCGGGAGTCTGGTATCGCTGGTAGGAGCAGCCGGGGCGGCTTCACTTATTGGTAGCGGCAGGTTTGCTGCCGGTAGTGACGTTGCTTCCCTTGCCACAGCAGACTCACGAAAATTCTCTGACTACATATTTGCCACGGGCGCTGATCACGGTAAGAACGCCGTCTTTGAATCATTGGGATACTCCGGCGCTGACTCTGCTTCACTGACGCAGATGTGGGAACAGCAAGCCGCGCAGAAATACGCCCAGGGTCAATATACGCTTGGTAAACTGGATCAATACGGCCAGCGCATTAACATCGAAATTGCGTTGCCTGGGAAGGGGGCGGCAGCTGGTCAAACGAGCTATCTGCGTTCAGGCTGGATGATTCAAGGTGATGGTTCCATCAAGTTGAATACGCCATTCTCTGGATTTACACGGAGCCCAAAATGACGATTCATATTTATGACAGAGTGCGGTTCGTTGGACCGAGAGGTCTAGTTTCCTCGCTGAGACCGGGGGATATCGGCTACGTCATTGAGGACTACGGCGATGGTAACTACGAGGTCGAATTCTCAAATGCAGATGGTACGACTCGAGTGCAAGAAGTGATTGCAGTCGAACATTTACAGAATGCA
The sequence above is a segment of the Burkholderia multivorans ATCC BAA-247 genome. Coding sequences within it:
- a CDS encoding DUF637 domain-containing protein yields the protein MRWEPGTQSLASLAGVKPGIGNTASQAMAPTTTLEVRGLAMLADAGISAGLHTAIEGGSFGSALKSGLVSDLAAAGAFAIGDQANPLTLTNIVGHMTLGCVASAVSGSGCGGGAIGGAVSAMTANGIATAVTGGQGITDQGQLAAIVTATSLLGGAAAGLLGQNVQGAMTAAQNETLNNTCAPGHNCGTLTSAIKDTGRAAWNTAVGTVEAIPNFVNGALPGYPDYVPFLNGAMLPYDDPDFGSLVSLVGAAGAASLIGSGRFAAGSDVASLATADSRKFSDYIFATGADHGKNAVFESLGYSGADSASLTQMWEQQAAQKYAQGQYTLGKLDQYGQRINIEIALPGKGAAAGQTSYLRSGWMIQGDGSIKLNTPFSGFTRSPK
- a CDS encoding DUF4926 domain-containing protein, which codes for MTIHIYDRVRFVGPRGLVSSLRPGDIGYVIEDYGDGNYEVEFSNADGTTRVQEVIAVEHLQNAPLTP